The genomic stretch GATAGGCTGCTTGTTAAAGCCGAGGCGGAGCCTGCTAGTGTACACAAGGTCCTGTTCCTGTACAAACAATCTGTTATGATAAAATTCTGTCACTAAGGAAAGGGGGtatagctcagtggtagagcattTGACTGCAGATCAAGAGGTCCCCGGTTCAAATCCGGGTGCCCCCTCATTTTCACTAAAAACTGAATATATGTATGTTcgataaaataaaatcactaggaTTTGGAATCGATTTCATGCCTGGTTGATTTGGTGACGCACGTAGGTATTAATAGTGCTCTGATAGGGCTGTAAAATAATGAACAGTAAACACCGAAGTTGCTGTCAATGAGATAATAGTACAAACACCAACACTGGTCTACATGTTGCATCATTTCCTGGGAGAATATAAATACACTGAGGGCTGCAACTGacaattgttttcattgtcgattgatctgtcgattattttctcttagttatttggtttataaaatgtcataaaatggtgaaaaatgtcgatcagtgtttaccaaagcccaagatgacgtcctcaaatgtatggaggacagaacctgccaaaataaaaaataaatgaataaataaataaattactctctaaataaataaatatgtcattaaatgtagctaaaataatattacaaatacacatagccattaattaattgatcaaatgtgacatatattgatatttctgttttaatttgcttctttatttatttatctttgtattaattcccttatttatatacttttcagtttaactttcacttttatttatttgtgtactgtatttattttttattagatttctaaatttatttctttatttttgcatttattttttgcatttatttatttatatttatatttatgtatttatttctgcacttattttgcatttattttatttttatttttaaacgtatGTATGCGCGatttatggaggacagaacctgcagagagaggaagtgtaTTTACTAAACGAGTAAGAGTCGTGTTCTATAAACAGAAATGGAACAAAACATTGCTTTTCTCAGACAAGTAAGCATTTTGCAGCCTCTTTATTCCATCTCAGTGCAACACAAACTGGCTCCTTCTCCTCATTCTTGTCCTCTAAGTGCTGATTAGGATTCTCAGTACCATATAGAACAGCAACTCATAAGCAAAACAGCAAAACATAACCTCCATATCTACTGtaattctctctctgtctgtttctatCTACTCTCTTTGCAGAGGGTTGCCCTGTCGTTTGACTTTCCTTTTTACGGACATTACCTGAGGCAGATCACCATAGCAACTGGAGGTACTTTTTTGATTTTATAACAGATGTTCAAGTGAcctttcctgcattatgttcaGAGCAGAGACATGTTTCTACAAGGTAACAAGCCTTACATATTTTTCCATCTGGCCATTTTCAGGGTTTATCTTCACAGGGGACATTGCTCACCGCATGCTGACCGCAACACAGTACATCGCCCCTCTAATGGCTAATTTTGACCCCAGCTACACTAAAGAATCCACTGTGCAATACCTGGATAATGGTAAGATACCACCTGATCTGATATTTCAACATGCTCATCTGATTACTTGTCTGACTCCTGTTTGACCTTCACTGTCTACAGGTGAGGTGTTTGTGGTCCAGTGGGAGCGGGTCAGACTCCCAGGAAAAGAGTCAGAAGGAGGTTTTACGTTTCAGGCGGCGCTTTACAAAACAGGAACCATCACGTTCAGCTACCGAGATGTGAGACACACGTCCGCTCTGTGCTCTTATCATAGCTTTCTCTTCCTTATTGCTGCATGCATAAGTGATTCCTCTTTTTGTCTGTTTATCAGATACCTTTGTCGTTAGATGTGATTGGTACAGCTGAGCATCCAGTGAAGGCCGGTTTGTCTGATGCCTTCATGGTCACACCACCTTCTCCTCAATCACCAGGTCAGCAATAATGTTTATGCATGTCCACTCATGTAAAACACATAATTAGCCTTCACAGagttcccagcaaagccctggacaggctccagtatgtgcaaaactcggctgccagggttctcacccgcaccaagccctggcagcacatcacccccaccctcatccacctccactggctcccggtcaagtcccgcatcacctacaaaatcctcctcctcacctacaaatccctcaacgccctggctcctcagtacctatctgacctcctccacccttacacacagccccggaaccttagatcctcaggcacgggtcagctctccgtccctcacacaagaatgagaacttttggggacagagccttcagtgtgacagcccccacacgttggaactctctccctatagagctccgcaacgcaccatctctggacactttcaaaagactcctcaaaacccacctcttcaccaaggcctatggcctctagctactgttacatttgttgtatttatttatgtctttgttaagcgtccttgggtttcatgaaaggcgctatataaatccaagatattattattattattattagagtcTTGTGAAAACCTTCAGATATTTAACCCTGTGATATCTCTACCACCAGAGCTGACtcaatgtgttacattaaagggacagtgtgtaggatttggcagcattgcagattgcaaccaactgaatgaccttctgctcactcctccttttccaagactgagTCTAACATGAGCTGCCGAGTGTAAAACCATGGTAACGTTGTTCGCCTTGCTCAGAgaccatccataccataataacgctACTTTAGGATTCAGatggcggctggtggtaccacagttttgcactctgcagctcacattaccgcagttgcACAAACGTGTCGGATAACTGCGGTGGCCTGGCTCTATTACCTGGCCAATGTTTGGTTCGTCTTTTCTGGGCTAcggtagaaacatggtggagcaacatggcggactccgtgaagaagacccactccctatgtagaatAGAAAATGTAGAATaattctgaatattatattccatttctgccaatagatccccctaaatactacacactgtttctttaacaCACATCTTTTGAATTATTATTTCTGTACATAGCACATATTCTCTATACTTTATACTGTGAACTTTTGCACACTCCTTAGCCAATATGTTTCACACTCCATCCTCTTCATTTCAAACACTGTACAGCTCTtcttattttaaaaacatatatattttaaattttttcatattttttattgtaaatttatatttttgctccttgacttttgcagtacttgttttttccttttacctTTCTGTACCATGTGTattgttatgcaccaaataCAAAGGCAAATTCTTTGTATGTGAAAACCAACTTGACATTAAACCTGACTTTGATTCAGATGCCCAAGGGCCGACGATTTATGAGTACCATCGGGTTGAGATAGACACTACAAAGATCACCAGCTACTCCGCTGTTGAGTTCACTCCACTGCCTAGTAAGTGATCCATATCCATCATCATTAAAGGATTAGTGTATTCAATATTTTAGACTGCATTAGCACTCAAACAATaaatctctgtctctgtgttcagCCTGCCTGCAGCATGACAGCTGTGAGCTCTGCCTCTCATCCAACCAAACCTCTGGTTGTAGCTGGTGCCATGTACTCCAGAGGTGAGTGGGACATAATGATAGCCCAAATGTCCATATAGTGCATATAGTTTTAACCcttataaatgtgtgttttaggTGTTCAGATGGTATGGATCGACACAGACAAGAGTGGTTGGACTACGCCTGTTCAGAAGAGGTATTGCTGCAAGTTAAGAATGAATATTTGCTTATTTGCCATTACGTTGAGACTCATGCATCTATGATGTTGTATATGGATAGAGCAAAAATGCAACCTGTGAGGATTACTCCAGGGGTGACAGCTCCACTGGTTCGTCTATCACACCAGAGATCGAGGATGTGACATCATTGACTCCCCTGCTAAAAGGCTGTGACGGTGAGGCTTAGCTATtttttacagtacagtataatGTATGCACTATTTCAACACATTTTGTTGCTCAATAAAAGTAGAGCTTGCCATGAAATCTGTATAGAAATGACGTGACATCTGTATAGAAATGActgctttctgtcttttttcagATGAGACCAAAGATCATATATTTAAGACTGGCAACGGTGAGTTAATACTTGTGAGAGACATTATAGTTAAGCCTTATGAAGGCATATAATTATGGGGCTTCATCTTTAATACAGATGTGAGGACAGATTCTTCAACCAACAGTGACGGGTTGGCTAACACCGGAGTGATAGCCGGTATAGCAGTTGCGCTGGTGTTACTTTTGGCTCTATTACTGGTAGCGCTTTACATCAACTACCATCCTACTGCTGCATCACCACTCTACCTCATCCAGGTGAGCACTGACTGTGTCCTGCACTTCAGATGTGCTTTCATCACACATGTCTACATCAAACATACTTTTTTCTGtgcttgattttttttgttatagcGACGCAAGAGCTACTGGCCGTCCTGGAAGTTTCAGAAGCAACAACCTGGTTACACAGAAGTGGAAGGAGAAGGTCATGAAAAAGACAGCATTGTTGAAGCTGGGCCATGTTGAAATAATGGATGGAAACGTGGATAAATATTTGCATTGAACAGATTTCTACAATCATTCAAATATGAACATTTGTCCAAAGCCAGTTCAACTTTTACATTCAAGTTTATGATCGTTTTTTTAAGCTGTCCATGACTCCAttgcaaaaatattaaattgttgCAACAGTTTGTGGAGATTATAGCTGAATGTTATATGATATTGAGTGATTACATTAGAAATGTATATCTCTGCTggtaataaaatgtgtttcattccACCCCTATTTTTAAACTTGATCTAATTTGACTGCAATAAATTGTGCGACACAAGGTTGACAACATGATCTATGTTGTTTTACATCAAACAAATAAAGATCTGGGTGTGCTTCAGTTTCAATTCCTGTTAGTTTTGATGGTGAAGTTGATCTTTTAAGTttcaccttttgttttgcacGAACATACTGCACAGTTCCTGAAGTAATCCAGCGTGCAAGGcttatgcttttgtgtttttgtcaatgtgggtgtgtttgtgtgggacaatgtgtgaaatgttataatttataatatattatgtctACATAACTTCAAATATAAACATTTGTATTCTGCCTCGTAGCTTGTAACATATCTATGCTTTGCCCTCTGGttgaaaaataacttattttgcAAAGAAACTGAGAATCACCTTTTACTGGCTTCACCCAgttataagtagtttcacagtctttgttgtagcttcattttcttttctttgtggtagtttctaTCATATTCtgcctaaatctgcatagcttgtgactttTCCCCATTGGCCATATAGCAAAGACaggttaacctgcacttgatccacgtgatgacagccttccctgctttcttcacagccattggataaaagccatATTATAGAAAAGCATCTgacctgcagtggtttgacttttgaaaaactAAAAggtcaggtcacctgccaccatggcagacaggttttccttatattaagaaataataTTTTTACAAAGCATTTCTAAAggctaaattaaatatatggtaacacttcattttacaggtccacaaatttcatggtaattaggtgataattagcaagtcacctatttgaaatttctttggaattactgccaaattaccccaatatttacctataaatttattgaaaattactttaccataaacattatttaataattatattccactatttccaaacagctggtaatttatttaatacatttccagggaaataatacaaagttaattgatatgctttatttccatgtcttctGGTATacagataataattagcaaataacttctttgaaatttctttaaaaactccctgaatcatgacattaatgacattagctaccaggttacatctgtgtagacaataagtcacacgaTGGGGAGAATTgtgctgatcagaagtgtctcctattagttttggttttggaggtaaatatttagtaaatattggggtaatttggcagtaattccaaagaaatttcaactcattaattatcacctaattaccatgaaatttgcagacctgtaaaaggaagtgttaccaaatacaGTCAtgcattaaggttacatgatgtattccataattctaccgtctggtaccactgactcagtgtttacaattttaaagcgtTCCACCTAGATTTCataagtggcagacaaaaaaaatgagtggccggtagaaatgttcagtgacctgccacagtggcaggtgaggaaaaaggttaatttcagaccctgtgtATAGGCCATGTAAAGggaaatacagacagacagtactGCTCTTTTGTCAGCAGGTGTCATCCTAACCAAATGCATCACATGGATCATCAAGTAGGACATGCATGTGAAGTGAACGTGGCAGATGTGTAAAAAATTTGAATTGAGATCACTGGATTTGGTAAAGCCCCAAAAAACCTGCAAGATGATCACATGAGTTTGCTATGTGAACACAGATGGGAGACAAGAACAGACATGTTGggacattttcttttacagttACACAAAACCGGTTGTTGTGTGTTGCTATACACTTCTGTCTCaagttaaatatgtataaatgctGTAGTTAAACTTAATGATCAAATCTTTTCCAAAGTGAAAAATTGAACCTCCCACACTACCTCTTCCTTTTTGTGCTCGGACACGCGCATTGGAGCGGGGGTGGACGCTGGAGCGCGCTTTCCGTGTCTGGTTAGTGGACTGACAGCCAGCTGTGCGGctacaacgacaacaacaacccTCCTGGATTCTTTTGCTCCATACAGCTAGATTTAGTGTTCTGCTACTGATCACAATCGTACACTTATAGCTAAGTTGTTGAAGTGAGGACTCGGTGATCATCGGCGGTATTTCcgtgctaaactaaactagctTAGAAGAGCATTTCCTCCAACATGAATCCGTTGTGTGGCAGATGTAATCGAGTCGTTTACCCCACGGAAAAAGTGAATTGTCTGGACAAGGTAAGAACAGAAAGAAAACCAGTTTTACTTAGTGTTATTCTGTTAAAATACTCCTAACACACCGTCCTCTTGTTGTACACTGATTGCTCTAAATTCCGCTCTCTTATAATGACACCTTCGGGGTGTTTTTTGTGAATGAATTGAACACCAACAGGAGACAGGTATGTCGCTAGCTAAAGGCATGCTAACGGCTAGCTCAACGGCTGGAAGACACGAGAGCGCGGACCTAGCAACGACATTACACCTTATCTTCAGGACAATGGGACACTTtacaaaaaacataattcacattTTTGTTATTAAGATGATGATTCAAGGCCACACTATTGATTCACCCTGAAAGCCAGCGCCTCACAGTGCTTCAGACAGCCTGGTTTTGGGCCTGGCTTGATGGCACCACTTGGCTAACATTTTTCTCGAAACACCTTATTTTGTGCTCGAGTGCTTTACCCTTTACACACACTAAACGACACAGGACTTCATATGTAACATTATAGTCCTAAAAACCAAGCTTTTCATGGACTGGTTTTTGGACATGTCTGTGTCCAATTCACCAGTTAAATGCAAGTCAGGGACCATTATAATCTCATCAATTGTACCCATAGTGACTCATGTTCAGGATACTAATTCACATGTGAGCAACAATTTGGGTTAACACTGGTTCCTCATGTCACCCCTTTCGCTTTTAAAGGTGATCATGTATTGCATTTATTGAATGCTGCTGCACTCAGGTACACTTTGCAACATGCAACACACTCAGTTTACTAGGTGGGTGGGGTCTGCAATGTTTGTCATATGAATAGCAAAAACACGTATTTTGTGCTTGAGTGCTTTACCCTTTACACACACTACAAGACACAGGACTTCATATAGAACATTACAGTCCTAAAACCAAGCTTTTCATGGACATGTCTGTGTCCAATTCACCAGTTAAATCCAAGTCAGGGACCATTAAGAAGAGGACGTTTGCATGGCTATTGAAAATCAATCTCTGTTGAGATATTTTCTCGAAACATGTATTTTGTGCTCTAGTGCTTTACCCTTTACACACACTAAACGACACAGGACTTCATATTGAACATTACAATCCTAAAAACCAAGCTTTTCATGGACATGTCTGTGTCCAATCCACCAGTTCAATCCATCAATTGTACCCATAGTGACTCTTGTCTAGGACACTAATTCACATGTGAGCAACAATTTGGGTTACCATTGGGTCACCCCTTTAGCTTTTAAGGAGGTAAAGGTGATCATGTATTGCATTTATTGAATGCTGCTGCACTCAGGTACACTTTGCAACATGTAACACACTCAGTTTACTAGGTGGGTGGGGTCTGCAATGTTTGTCATATGAATAGCTATTGAAAATCAATCTCTGTTGAGATATTTTCTCGAAACACGTATTTTGTGCTCCAGTTTTTTACCCTTTACAAACACTAAACGACACAGGACTTCATATTGAACATTACAGTCCTAAATCCAAGCTTTTCATGGACATGTCTGTGTCCAATTCACCAGTTAAATCCAAGTCAGGGACCATTAAGAAGAGCCGCCGCCTTTAGATTAGTTTTCAGTCAAAAGCAGTAGCCTAATCTCAGCCAAAGGTGCTAATCTCATCAATTGTACCCATAGTGACTCTGTCTAGGATACTAATTCACATGTGAGCAACAATTTGGGTTACCACTGGGTCACCCCTTTAGCTTTTAAGGAGGTAAAGGTGATCATGCATTGCATTTATTGAATGCTGCTGCCCTCAGGTACACTTTGCAACATGTAACACACTCAGTTTACTAGGTGGGTGGGGTCTGCAATGTTTGTCATATGAATAGCAATGTTTTTTACCAAAGCAGAGCTTGGGGCAGGTAGATAACTTGTCTAATGGACGTCTGAATGGCTAATCACTCTCTGTTGAGACATTTTCTCGAAACACGTATTTTGTGCTTGAGTGCTTTCCCCTTTACAAACACTCAACGACACAGGACTTCATATTGAACATTACAGTCCTAAAACCAAGCTTTTCATGGACATGTCTGTGTCCAATTCACCAGTTAAATCCAAGTCAGGTACCATTAAGAAGAGCCGCCGCCTCGATTAGTTTTCAGTCAAAAGCAGTAGCCTAATCTCAGCCAAGGTGATAATCTCATCAATTGTACCCACGGTGATTCTGTCTAGGATACTAATTCACATGCGAGCAACAATTTGGGTTAAGCACATCTTGCTCCTGTCACCCCTTTAGCTTTTAAGGAGGTAAAGGTGATCATGTATTGCATTTATACACTTTGCAACATGTAACACACTCAGTTTACTAGGTGGGTGGGGTTTGCAATGTTTGTCATATGAATAGCAATGTGCTTTGGGGCAAGTAGATAATTTGTCTAATGGACGTCTGAATGGCTATTGAAAATCAATCCCTGTTGAGACTTGCTTATCTGTTGGGGGCTGACTGACAAGGAAGGCGGGGAAAGAGCACGCAAAAAGGCATTATCTAAAGTAACATCAGCTCTTGATTGGATGCATTATTGCTCTCTGCATGGATGTGTTCTTGAATGCACCATGACTAATGTTTTCCCCAAAGTGCCCTGGACTGGAATTGATTTATCTCAGTAGTACCCCCTCTTCGTGCACAAGCGGTCCAAACCCCCTTAAACAAATACGAGTCATGTTGGCATGTTAGGAGGCTGGTATTGATGAGAACCAAATTGCCACAAGTACAGCCCGAGTGTGCGTTGGTATCTGGCCTAAAGCAGAGTGCATTCCAGCAGACAGACCCTCCCATAAAACGTGCTCTGTCAGAGGCCTGCTGTGCCATCTCCCTGCTCTGAAACCAAGCACAGGAGAGTAGCCTGCCGTCTGTCTTTGCTGCCATTCTGCATCAGCGCTCACCCCTTCAGACACGCCAAAACAACCTCCCCTTTCCCTTCTCCGTGGCACACATACACGCTGCCCCTTCTCGTTTGTTTAAAGCAGCCGAGGCCACATTGGCTGGGGATTTTTCCGTGTGCTAGGCTAGCACAGGTGAAGGCAGGGGAGTCGAAGTCATTTCTTCTTCCATTAGTATTCTCAGCCACCGATGAATACCTTTACCTGACAGTCTCCCTCTATAATATCCCTCTGTGGTTGTAGAGAGGCTGAGCCACAGAGGCTTGTTTGTCTGTCAGCTGCATTCCTGTGTAGCAGGGGCTGGGCCCGGCAGAGGGAGCGGGCAGCCGAGCACATGTAAAGACAGGAAGTGAATTTGGGTTGAGGCTCTTGTTCGTGTCGGTTTTGCCTTGTTATTTTGGCTTCTCTTCAGTCCTTAAAATACATGTTGATTGTGAGGGGTTTAGAGCTGTTTATCTGGCTCAAGTATCCAGCTTATATCTATCAAGGTTAGCTTTTTGTAGCTGTTGAGCGTCAGCCAATAAAAACTTGCAACAAGGAAGTGAAACAGTGGAGTTAACCGGCGCCTACTATGCAAACCGTAACTGTAAAACTGGTCACATTTAGGTTAATGTGCAATGTCtgaagacatgaaatgattTGTATGTGTCATTTTAAGATTAACGGCCATTTCCGGCACTCAGGAAGTGTGTATTTTCAAGATAAAATGAGAGATCTGTGGAGAGCGGTTGAAGCCTAAATCTCTCACTGAAACACTCAAATCTGCTGCAGTGTCTGAGTACTTACTAGGACTTACaactatctcccgattcaatactttCACGATACTTGgttgccgattcgatatgtcttgtgattcgatattacaatttaattatttatttttgttaactttttaacactagaccatgggataAAGTTTaattatacacttctagggacttttactttggaaaacatctaaattgatacattaaaatgttttattttctgcatgtATGCagagagatgtcctgaagtcaaatatatcagtcattgtcaggcttttttttttattccccagcaaccaaaaaatcaaacatttcccTCTCAAATtagttgtattttctttttaatttataagggacatgtaatgttttaaactactgttgaatataatccaatcaatcttatttccatatatgtattttgtatatacagttccctttctGAACACCTTATTTTAaaaaccggacatagtcacacatgtatactaCCACTAACTTCGCGAGTCCGTCGCTAGCTTTCcctactttactgtatgtgtagtgtttaccaccttggatttaaaatgtgatggTTCAAGTTGGATCCACGCGGACCCTGGGTTGTTTTCTGTTCTGTCGTATCTGCCGGTTTCTGCTCGCTACAGCCGGCCAgctactgtttgttttgagtgacggatacagaacggatacgacgtcacgttactctgactacaacaataaaaacagtaacttccttctacctctgcatagacttaaatgaagcaaatatatcgattctggcattaaaaaaatctatttcaaaatcgtaaaaaaaaataaattgcgatgcataggtgaattgattttttttattttttcgccACTAGTACTTACTATCTCTATGTGCTGTCTGCATATTGTACGTATGAATCACAGAGCCTGTTCTTACATGCAGGAGAAGAGATACAGCCTCATACATCTCTTCATGagatttattaatatttaattgtgcTATTATGCCGTAGATTATGAAGCGCTGTAACCGGTTCCTGAGTAGTAGATGAGCTACTATTTCAGTGAATGTAGTATTCCAAAGTCTATAAATAATGTGAGAAACTGAGTTGTTCTAACAGTTCATCCTTTAATAAGTAAGTATGAAGCACAAACATTACTGGCTCTTGAATATGTTAGCAATGTCAAAACATTTATACACAATATTGGCAAGATTTATTCTGAGGCAAGACCTGCTTGCTTGTTTCAGAAACACAGCTTTTATGCAACAAATGATCTCCCACATAGCACCGAGTATCATAGATAAGATACAGCTTcactcaaaacaaaacaatcccaTTAGTGAAGGAGAGAGTCGAAAGAAATATGGATGGACAAAAGCCAGCTGGGAGGTTATTTTCTTCATAGTTACCAGCATGTCGGTGAAGGCTTTTACATTGCAGACAGAAAagaaatatcactatattttaATGATTCTCCTGTCTTGCGTTTGTTCCCTGGTGTTATACTCACATAATAAAATGAAGGAATTTGATCACAATGTTTGTATAAACTTGAAAAGATGAGTTTTTagcatagactgtttataagaagtggacgtagtcaccgtgatgtcaccaattggtttttggactgtggttttgaagcctcaagttcggcattttggccctcgccatgttgtttttttgcaaccggaagtgatacgagagggtggagctaagcacaaccggaCGCTGAAACAGTCATTTTCAgacgaccaaaaaggttataattaacattcatgaactgaaaacacactgtgaaagggttaaagttctgagACGAAAACAAAGAC from Sebastes fasciatus isolate fSebFas1 chromosome 13, fSebFas1.pri, whole genome shotgun sequence encodes the following:
- the LOC141780848 gene encoding plexin domain-containing protein 1-like isoform X1; this encodes MCFSLVMLFLCLSQTELARVWVQQQTDNWYSVSQQHEESTGGDSDPHRAQRSSSGQARIRRAVPGGGLTINTLPDNMTHVVEDSGKYYTWRSFGPEDHRTEELWVDMSDVRHGQVRVHGILSNSYKQAVRVALSFDFPFYGHYLRQITIATGGFIFTGDIAHRMLTATQYIAPLMANFDPSYTKESTVQYLDNGEVFVVQWERVRLPGKESEGGFTFQAALYKTGTITFSYRDIPLSLDVIGTAEHPVKAGLSDAFMVTPPSPQSPDAQGPTIYEYHRVEIDTTKITSYSAVEFTPLPTCLQHDSCELCLSSNQTSGCSWCHVLQRCSDGMDRHRQEWLDYACSEESKNATCEDYSRGDSSTGSSITPEIEDVTSLTPLLKGCDDETKDHIFKTGNDVRTDSSTNSDGLANTGVIAGIAVALVLLLALLLVALYINYHPTAASPLYLIQRRKSYWPSWKFQKQQPGYTEVEGEGHEKDSIVEAGPC
- the LOC141780848 gene encoding plexin domain-containing protein 1-like isoform X2, with product MFKLARVWVQQQTDNWYSVSQQHEESTGGDSDPHRAQRSSSGQARIRRAVPGGGLTINTLPDNMTHVVEDSGKYYTWRSFGPEDHRTEELWVDMSDVRHGQVRVHGILSNSYKQAVRVALSFDFPFYGHYLRQITIATGGFIFTGDIAHRMLTATQYIAPLMANFDPSYTKESTVQYLDNGEVFVVQWERVRLPGKESEGGFTFQAALYKTGTITFSYRDIPLSLDVIGTAEHPVKAGLSDAFMVTPPSPQSPDAQGPTIYEYHRVEIDTTKITSYSAVEFTPLPTCLQHDSCELCLSSNQTSGCSWCHVLQRCSDGMDRHRQEWLDYACSEESKNATCEDYSRGDSSTGSSITPEIEDVTSLTPLLKGCDDETKDHIFKTGNDVRTDSSTNSDGLANTGVIAGIAVALVLLLALLLVALYINYHPTAASPLYLIQRRKSYWPSWKFQKQQPGYTEVEGEGHEKDSIVEAGPC
- the LOC141780848 gene encoding plexin domain-containing protein 1-like isoform X3; its protein translation is MFNNWYSVSQQHEESTGGDSDPHRAQRSSSGQARIRRAVPGGGLTINTLPDNMTHVVEDSGKYYTWRSFGPEDHRTEELWVDMSDVRHGQVRVHGILSNSYKQAVRVALSFDFPFYGHYLRQITIATGGFIFTGDIAHRMLTATQYIAPLMANFDPSYTKESTVQYLDNGEVFVVQWERVRLPGKESEGGFTFQAALYKTGTITFSYRDIPLSLDVIGTAEHPVKAGLSDAFMVTPPSPQSPDAQGPTIYEYHRVEIDTTKITSYSAVEFTPLPTCLQHDSCELCLSSNQTSGCSWCHVLQRCSDGMDRHRQEWLDYACSEESKNATCEDYSRGDSSTGSSITPEIEDVTSLTPLLKGCDDETKDHIFKTGNDVRTDSSTNSDGLANTGVIAGIAVALVLLLALLLVALYINYHPTAASPLYLIQRRKSYWPSWKFQKQQPGYTEVEGEGHEKDSIVEAGPC